The DNA window AAAAGGAAAAATaagttaaaacaaaaatatattaaaaaaaatttaatgtaaaataaaaagaataacttTTTAAGAATTACTCTAAAACTTTTTTGTTCCTATGTGAAAGTAtcctaaattaatttaaataataatttgaagactatatattttataagtaatgtttatattttatattgtcTCAAAAATACCTTTCTAATGCAATTTGTTTTGTGGGAATGTCATCTAGGCAAATGGTAGTTTGCTTTAAAGATTTTGATAATTAGAAAATGATATAGTAGTATTTAAGGATTAAGTGTAGATATGTTATATGAGATAATGAGAATGATTGACCGTGCAAAATGTTAACAATACGATAAAATTGTAAAGATATGTCAAATAGTTTGGTAGTCTCTTTTAATACAGATTACACAATAAATGTGTTGGTATTAGATTGAATAAATTTGATGAATtggactaaaaataaataaaaaattgtaatttataAAATGTCACAAAAATTTAAATTTGCAAACTTCTAAGTGCCTAGAAAAGAAATTGagtttaacaatatttaataatACACATTGTCTTTTTAAAACTCATACATatgtaaaagaaaattttaatttatgttcTATTCCtataaattttacaaatttttaagtaaaatcaaaatatttaaaattggaCCCGATATTAAACCAGTGTAGCTACGAATTTAAAGTTTAAAGATTTAACTGTTGTCCAACTAGCCgataataataaaatactacatttttattcattttttatataatataatcaaaaaaatatacaattaaatcaaaataaataatattaacaactttataatatttaattttaataaaaaatatcatcaatatttatacatTAACATAGAAGGATTTTAATATATTTGTCAATAAAAACACTTTTTTGTTATTTGTCTGAATCggaataaaaataatgtattgaATTGAATGATGAGATTAGTGATGCTGTAtcttaaaaagtaaaaataatattacTACGAGCCTTTAAAATTACTGAATAGATTTTATTCTATTCAATTGAGTATCAAAATTATAAAGTTTTGTACAAGCTCTAGTACagtgagaaaaaaaaaaaagtgaaacgtTTGGTAATAAAAAGAAGTTTGTGTGACAGAAAGAAACAAATTCGATCATTTGGAATTTTGCTTTTCAGTGTGTGTGTGGATTAGGTGCAAAGCCACTTTCTTTCTATCTTAACATCAACTCAGAATCAAAAATAAATGTTTCCTTTTTAGTTGGCCTTGATtattctattttctcttttatCTTTTCCCCTTTATTccatttttcttcaatttaaatCCAAAAGCTTTTAGATTGGCCTATGTGAGGCAAAACTGTCTTAGTATGAAGGATTAAGTACTTTATTTGAATCAAATTATAAGGAAACTAGTAACTTAACAGGTTTAACTTACTTATCATCGAAGATGTATCTTTACACAAGGAGGAGTTGGAGGATCAGTCAGGAAGCGTAAGCTCTTCATCAGAAGAAGAGGAGTATGCATCTTCTCCGAGaatatttgaaagcgaagaagaGCCACCGTAAGATCATTTCGTCCTCATCCCCAAACCGTCTCGGGAATAGGAACGGCCACCGCAAGATCCTTTCGGCCTTAGCCCTAAACTGTCTCGGGAACAAAAACGTCAATCAAACAACGATGTTGATAGGTCGTCAGAACCTAAGAAGCATTAAGGGGACAGGTCAAAAAAGGAGAGGGGATTGAGTACTAGCATTAATTGTAAGGACTCTTATGCGGATAACCTAAAGGCCTTTTCTGGTAACATGAACACGACTGATCCTATTTATATGAAAACATGTAGCAGAGCTTTTGAGATTTCTGAAACATCACCTTTGAGGAGATACGAAAATGAAGGGTTGCTCGGGTGGGGCCAGCAGGTTTTCTTATTCTTAATAATTTTTCTGTAAATAAAAAGGAGAATACAGATAGGAGAGTCACTCGATGGGGGCCACATGGAAGTAATTGGGGAAAAGCCCCAAATCAATTTTCTAATGAGTCCCAAGTCAATTTTTCTAATAGCAAGGTGGGCCAACTAGTGCATGACGTGGCAAATGTTGTAGGGTCCAGTACTACAATTTTGGAACAAGATCACCAGGTGGAAAACACGGGCAGGGACTCCAACGGTTCAAAGCACAACTCTAAGACTAACAAAAATTCTTCCTCCAACAGTTCTAAAAAACTCTTTTTCAATTCAGATGAAGAGAGTGAATACTAACATTAAGAAGAAAGGAGTTTGCAGTAGGAAAAATCAAAAGCTCTGTTTCGATGAGCAGTGTCAAAAcgtgaaaaattctaaaaaaatcagGAAAAAGATCAGGGAGGTGTTGGACCTAGGGGAGAAAGTTGTGGAGTTCTCTCATCCAGTTCAGAGTAGGTTACAACAAGGGATGGAAGCACAATAGATTTCAGAATTACATTTTACTAATCAGAAAAATCTTTTTGTCAAAGAGAACTATCTTTCATGAGGCCTTCCTTTAACTTGTGAGTTTATTTCCAACACTGATATTAGGAACTGTAATAAAAGAGGAGCCAATGGATCGTGCAACAATGCTTCAGAGGGCTATGGAACTCTATGTCAAGGTTAGGGATCATTAATATTTTTGACAATTTCGATCCGATTAAAAGTCTGAAGGAAATGGAGCTAAGAGATCACAAAGGGGAAAAGGTGCAAAAGAGGACTCAAAATGGTGTACCCTCATGATAATTCTATCTTATAACTTGCGTGGTGGTGGGAATCGGTCAAAGCGTAAGAGAATTGGATTTCTAATTCAAAAAGGCGACGTTGATCTTTGTTTCATTCAAGAAAAAAACTTAGCGGAATAGGATTGAATTTAGTTAAAGAGATGTGGGGAGATGTTAATGTTGATGGTCTCATTTGGATGATAATGGTGCTTCGGGAGGAATTCTCACAATGTGGAAAAAAGAATTCTTTTCTCTAAACTATAGTTTTAGAGGAGAAGGATTTCTTGGGCTATGTGTGGAGAACGAAGGTAAAGTTATTTATTTTGTAAATGTTTATGCCTCCTGTGACAAAGTTATTAGAAGGTAAACTTGGAATAAAATTTGTGAGTTCAAGAACAATAATACTGGAGGATCTTGTTGTATTGGTGGTGATTTCAACTCTATTTCCTCTTTAGATGAAAGAATTAGAGTTTCTAATAGTGGCTATAGTAGGGAGTTAAGATTATTCAATGAGTTCATAGAGGAAATGAATTTGGTGGATCTTCCTACTATTGGTGACAAGTTTACTTGGTTAAAAATTAATGGGAAGGCTATGAGTAGGCTTGATAGATTCCTACTTTAGGATAGttttgttgaagattggaagGTGGATGGGCAACACATAAGCGAGAGGGATGTGTCCGATCATGCTCCTATTTGGTTGAAAGATAATATAAAGGATTGGGGTCCTAAGCCTTTCAAGTTTAATAACTTGTGGTTCAAGCATGAAGAGTTTGATAGTTTTGTGAAAGAGGAGTGGAGTAAAATGGTAATTAATGGGAGAGGAGACTATTTCTTGGTTGAAAAGttgaaaaatcttaaaagtcGGATCTCTTGGTGGAACAAATCGGTCTATGGTTGGATAGATCTCAAAATTGACAAAGATGGGAAAGAAATGCACTCTTTAGATAacttgtttgttcattttgcaggtaatgcTCCGGAAGAGGTGGTTAAGAAAAGGTTGAAAGTGGCGGAGGATTTTTGggataaattaaacaaaaaagaaGGGCTTCTTAGACTTAAATCGAGACAACTTTGGCTTTCAGAAGGGGATGACAACACGCGATTTTTCCACAACTCTCTAAGagatagaagaagaaggaattcCTTATGTTCCATCGAAACTAGGAGGGGAAGAATGGAAGAGGTCATGGAGATTAAAGATTTCATCTTCAAGCACTTTGAAGGATTCTTTAAAGAATAGGTTTGCTTTAGATCGGAGCCACATGGTATAAATTTGAATTCTTTATCGCTTGAAGAATCAATGGATCTTGAGAAACCTTTTTTCCGAAGAAGAGGTCAAGGATActatttggtcgtgtgatggGAACAAAAGTCCGGTCCCAGACGGATATTCTTTGgaattctttaaaaggttttggcTTTAAAGATGATTTGATGAAGTTATGCAATGATTTCTATTCAAAAGTTACGCTTGTCAAAGCCATGACTTCTTCTTTTCTTGCGCTTATTCCTAAAACAAAGAACCCGCAAGACTTGTTTGAGTATCGTCCTATTTGCTTAGTGGGAAGCATTTACAAGATTCTTGCGAAGATTTTGGCAGCTAGAATGTGAGGTGTTTTAGATAAATTGGTTTCGCCTAATCAAACCGCTTTTGTTCTAGGTAGGAGTATGATGGATGGGGCCGGGTTTTAATGGTAAATGAGATTCTTGTTAGGCAAAAAGAAAGAAGAGGGGGTGTCTTTTGGGAAGAGATGGTTGAAATGGATGGATTCTTGCATCTTCACTAGTCTTATGTCTGTTTTGTTCAACGGTAGTGCTACTAAAGAGTTTAAAGTTCTAAGAGGCTTACGTCAAGGCGACCCgatttctccttttctctttgtcATTGCTAAGGAAGGTCTTAGTGCCCTCATGAAGAAATCGGTGGAGGTGGGGGATTTTAAACCGTTCAAATATGGATAAGAATATTAtgtggatattctccaatttgcggatgacaccgtAATTATTGGAGAACCTATATGTGATAACCTTTGGAGTATGaaagtgttgttgagaggctttgagCTTGTATCTGGATTGAAAATAAACATCCATAAAAGTAACATTTTTGGTGTTCATATAGGTGAGTGGCTTTCTACCTCGGCTACTTCTTTCCTAGCTTGCAAAAAAGGGTCTTTTCCGTTCAAATTCCTTGGTATTTGGGTTGGAGAAGGTGCTAGTAAGAAGAGAGTGTGGAAGGATGTGGTTACTAATATCAAATCAAGATTATCAATGTGGAAAGGTTGAAATATTTCCATCGGCGGAAGGGTGACTCTTATTGGTTCGGTGCTTAATGCTATCTCAATCTTTACTTTTTCCTTCTTCAAAGCTTCGAGCAAAATTATCCAAGAAATTAGAAGCCTTCTTAGAAACTTCATATGGAATGGGAGTATGAACAAAAGATGCATTCATTGGGTAAAGTGGGAGAATGTTTGCAAACCTAAGTAGAAAGGTGGGTTAGGTATTAGAGATGTTGGTGAAATGAATAAATCTCTCCTttttaaatggaagtggagaatcttGAAGGAGGACAAAGCCATTTGGAGTAGATTTCTACTCTTGAGATATCACAATCCGAAAATTAAAGTGTTAGCCTCTTGTGTGAAAGTTTTAAATCGAGACGACTCTAGTTGGTGGAGAGACATCATCCTTAATGACTTTAAAGAGGAGGAATCCGTTGAAGGCTTCATTGATTGGGTCAATTGTGATCTTAAGAAAGGTAATACTATTCTTTTTTAGCATAGTTGTTAGTTGGGCGATCAAACTCTTtgtgtttactttccgcatttgtTCAGTCTTTCAACCACTAAACTTTGTAAGGTTAGTGATGTCATCTCTTGGAACAATGGTGCTTATTCTTGGAATATTGATGTTTTCTTCAGTATTGATGGCTTGGTTCCTTTGGGTCCGAATATCTCCCAATAAGCCCTCAAACTGAATAGTTTCGGTTTTTGATCTTCAATTGAGGGATTTAAAAGCATTATTGGATGGCATTGTTCCGAAAAACTTGGACCATGATGATTTTCATTGGAAACTAACTCCTAACGGTGTGTTCTCGGTTGCAAGTGTGTCTAATTTGGTGTCTAATGCTAAAGATTTAGCTTGGCCAATCACTACCATCAACAAAATTTTGATTTCGACAAAATGTTGTTCTTTTCTTAGAGATGGTTGTGTAATAGTGCTTCTACTTCTAggactattttttattattggtaCAATTTACTATTAAGTTGTTTCAACTctatttattgtttttgttgtaagggttgcacccctagtgcgatatcttatatcattgtttattcaaaaaaaaagtttgtaaTGTTATATTGAATTAAGATAATAGTCCCTAGTATACAAAGGTCTTTGCAactaggggtgtgcatggatcaaaaatcaaactaaattaaatcatagatatggtttggtttggattttaaAACCGTTTTCATAAAAccagtttattttttaaaaaccggTTTACATGTGGATCGGTTCGATTTAAAATCGGTTTCTtacaaataaatcaatttaaaaaaaaactagtttTAAACCGGTTTCTCCCAAAACCAattcaatatttaaaattaattttatttactttgaattaatatgaattttttaaatcaatttttcacttaaattattttattcattttgaaCGAATATCaactttttaaaatcaattcaatacttaaaataaattttattttaattgagttAACATATCACGTAACATAACTTAAGCTAGTTTAAGTGGTAGtggataaaataaattatttggagttttttttttttgtgtgtagtAGTACATAGTTATCAATTACCTTATGATTaaatgtttaaaattaaattgcTAATAGCCCAGGGCTAATAACTAAGAGACGTGaatatcatcaaaaaaaataaaactatgagACGTGAATAGTTTGCATAGTGTATCACAGGTTTTCATTTTCAACTTACGATTATATATTAGATAGGTGAGGAAAGTTAGAATTTGTCTTCCGTAAATTTCATTTTCAACTTAGCATCTTATTTGGATTGGCAATAAATCAATTTTTAGTTGAGTCTCATCATCATATATTATATTAGAAATAACAattctttttctaaaaatacTGCAAGCATGGACTATTAGCAATTGATAACTACTACCACatgatattatattaaaaatgaacataatattataaataatttcattttaatttaataaataactgtttaaaattaaatttttaatttaaaatttattaatgtgttatatatatatatatatatatatatatatatatatatatatatatatatatatatatatatatatatatatatatatatatatatatatatgaaaaccgttaattttgatcattgccattaacatatcaaataatattttattgataTAAATTTTACAAGCGTGATCTTTATGATACTAGCTTTCAATTCATTGGTGAATTTTAGTATACAAATATAGTGTGAAAAGTTATCGGAGATATCATGTTACTAAGTTTGACACATTGATGTCATTTGATTttgtcttatatatatatatatatatatatatatatatatatatatatatatatatatatatatatatatatatatatatatatatatatatatatatatatatatggttaacCATGAAAAGagacaaaaatataaatttaatatataacaAAATTTGGGTACCCAATAACTAAATAACATTATTATTGTAGGTTCCGGTATATATTTGGATAATAAAATAGATACCCGATTttatattttaacatttgaattgagttttaaaaagtggaacaatttaaatattaatttgattATAAATAACATGTTTTTTTGCACACTCCTAATTGCAACTGTTTGCCCCATCTATTATCTATAAATTTTGATATAGGTTGGTAGTTTAAGAAATAAAAGATTAAATTACTTCATGACTAAATAATAGTaactttatttcaaataaatcaaTGGAAGGTATTTTATAAAGTTATACATTTTTCACTTGTTATTGTCGttagtttgtattttttttcttttgcttgaTCCATTGTTTCATAGATATAACTTATGGCTTCTCATCAGAATCCACGACTTAAAGTAATGGAAAAATacccttaaaaaaaataatttattacaaGTTTATTACAGTATTATTTTGTCAAATTATTTCTACTTTATCACGCATGGAAACATAAACagctaataaaataataaagtaatGAAAATAATACATTGTTTGTCAGACACATACTCACATCACATCACTTGCTTTTGCAAAAGTAAAAGTTTTTGTTATAATCTTTCTCACATGATTGTGTAGATATTTATCAGACAGGCTCACATTTAAGAATCTTTTATTGATTTCGCATGATCACATACACGACTCATCTACTATATAATTTATGTGCAATATACGCATTTGCATACTTTATCAAAAGACAAAAATCATTTAAGCAAAAAAGCAGAAGTAGTCACAAACTAGGAATGGATTTAGCACAAATACTACACATGAATGGAGACGTCGAAGAAGCAAGCTATGCAAACAACTCCTTAGTTCAGAGAGAGGCGATTTCTTTGGCAACATCTTCAAGAGTTAAAGCTATAACAAATCTATATTGTAGCTTGTGCCCTAGAAGTTTTGCAATTGCAGACTTGGGTTGCTCTTCTGGACCAAACACATTGTTGGTGACCTCAGAAATTATTAAAGTTGTTGAAAAACTTTGTCAACAATTGAATCATCAATCTCCAGAATATAAGGTTTTTTTGAACGATTTACCGGGAAATGACTTCAACAGCATATTCAAATCTCTTGACACATTCAAAGAAAAACTACGCGATGAAATAAAAACTGAAATAGGTCCTTGCTACTTCTCGGGTGTTCCGGGTTCCTTTTATAGCAGAATTTTTCCTAACCAGAGTTTGCATTTTGTCCATTCTTCATATAGCCTTCATTGGCTGTCTAAGGTTTGTTTATGTTAATTATCTCTCTTTTTATATGCTACTTAattaacttttaatataaataattttgatttatgaGTTTAAATAGGTTCCCAAAGGTGTAGATAACAATAAGGGTAACATTTGCCTATTGACCACAAGTCCATCAAATGTTGTCAAAGCTTATTGCGAGCAATTTCATATAgatttctctctttttctcaaTTGTCGTGCTCAAGAATTAGTTGAAGGAGGTTGCATGATTCTAACACTTATAAGCGGGTATTCGAACTGTTGGGAACTTTTGTCAAAAGCTATTAATGATATGGTCATTCAGGTAAACTATATATATAACATTGAAGGCATTAGTTTAACATTATTAATATGAATTATGCAAATTGTGTTGTAGGGAATCATTGAAGAAGAGAAACTCAATACTTTTAACCTTCCAAACTATTTTCCATCTCCATCTGAAGTGAAATCGGAAGTTAAAACTGAAGGATCATTTTCCATCAATCAATTGGAGGTTTCAGAAGTAAATTGGTATGCTCCTGAATCTGATATGGTTGAATCAGTAGTAAAAAGCAAGAGGGCTATACTTGAACCTTTGTTAATTAGTCATTTTGGAGAAGGTGTCACTAAAGAGATATTTGAGCATTTTGGAAAAATATTAACAAGTGGAATATCCAAAGAGAAAGCTAAGATGGTAAATCTTACCATAACATTGACTAGAAAACCATGAGGAAATCATTTTGTTTGTGATTAAtatttgctaaaaggttttaaaaagTGAGTTATTTGGAAGTCGTTAAATGTTTATATTTTCTCTGATAAGATTAAATGTAATAAGCAAGAGGTTAATACAATTTATTCTTTATATCATTGAAGTAATTTATGATTAAGAATTTAAGATCTCAGGTTTTTTTTTAAAGAGTGGATAGGAGAACATACTTCTAACCAATTCACCCAAGTTGTCCCCCTGTTGTCCATGACTTCGTTCCAAAGAAAATCTCTTTGGATTTTGATCATCTCCTTTAACACCACTTTGGGGATCTTGAAAAATTAGAGGTAACATATAGAAATTGAGTTTAGGACGGAATTTATCAAGGTGACTCTACCTCCTTTTGACAAAAACCTCCCTTTCCACGATGAAAGTTAGCACTTCATACTCCGAATTATTGGCTTCCACACCGCTTGCTGCATTTGATTTGCACCCACCTTGATACCAAGGAAATTAAACGGTATTGACCGTGTACTGCAACACAAAAAAGACGCCGCTTCATGACGAAACGAATTTTCTATATTTAAAACCTAACAAGCTGCTTTTACAAAGACTAGCGTTTAATCCAAATACGAGTTCAAAACCTCTTAGTATCTCTTTGACACCCCTCAAATTGTTCCAAGATGGTTCACAAATTAACACTGTATCGTCTATGAATTGCAAAAGTTCAAACTCCAACCCCGCAGATAAATTGAAACCCTTTAGAATCCCCAACTCTACTCCTCCTGATTCCAGCATGGCAAGCCCCTCTGCAACCAACG is part of the Vicia villosa cultivar HV-30 ecotype Madison, WI linkage group LG2, Vvil1.0, whole genome shotgun sequence genome and encodes:
- the LOC131647627 gene encoding S-adenosyl-L-methionine:benzoic acid/salicylic acid carboxyl methyltransferase 3-like, translated to MDLAQILHMNGDVEEASYANNSLVQREAISLATSSRVKAITNLYCSLCPRSFAIADLGCSSGPNTLLVTSEIIKVVEKLCQQLNHQSPEYKVFLNDLPGNDFNSIFKSLDTFKEKLRDEIKTEIGPCYFSGVPGSFYSRIFPNQSLHFVHSSYSLHWLSKVPKGVDNNKGNICLLTTSPSNVVKAYCEQFHIDFSLFLNCRAQELVEGGCMILTLISGYSNCWELLSKAINDMVIQGIIEEEKLNTFNLPNYFPSPSEVKSEVKTEGSFSINQLEVSEVNWYAPESDMVESVVKSKRAILEPLLISHFGEGVTKEIFEHFGKILTSGISKEKAKMVNLTITLTRKP